A genomic window from Salvia splendens isolate huo1 chromosome 11, SspV2, whole genome shotgun sequence includes:
- the LOC121754772 gene encoding bark agglutinin I polypeptide B-like has protein sequence MAPQTTQFSYDFYKPDKPTDLIYQVDAHYPSETPVLRLSKTNDLDVPQQWSTGRVLYSKTVPFGHAADFTTTIQFIIRPNNTAPQADGLAFFIVPAGHNFPSQIGGNLGLFEPSASKTSHVFAIAFDTYSDNPNYVNLGIDIESRKPSAKAQVPISFVGKELTLKVSYVASTKAISASVTDGSQTFPVTFTYDLSQILPSSVQVGLASSTGVYVAVHDVNTWDFTSTIP, from the coding sequence ATGGCACCCCAAACCACCCAGTTCAGCTACGACTTCTACAAGCCCGACAAACCGACCGACCTAATCTACCAAGTCGACGCCCACTACCCGAGCGAGACCCCCGTCCTCCGCCTCTCCAAAACCAACGACCTGGACGTCCCTCAGCAGTGGAGCACCGGGCGAGTCCTCTACTCCAAAACCGTCCCTTTCGGGCACGCAGCCGACTTCACCACCACCATCCAATTCATCATCAGGCCCAATAACACTGCCCCACAGGCTGACGGCCTCGCCTTCTTCATAGTCCCCGCTGGCCACAACTTCCCCTCCCAAATTGGCGGCAACCTCGGCCTCTTTGAACCTTCCGCCTCCAAAACATCGCACGTGTTCGCCATTGCCTTCGACACCTACTCTGACAACCCGAACTATGTTAACCTTGGAATCGACATCGAGTCCAGGAAACCCTCGGCTAAGGCGCAGGTCCCCATCAGCTTTGTTGGGAAGGAGCTCACTCTTAAAGTCTCCTACGTCGCCTCCACCAAAGCAATCAGCGCCTCTGTCACTGACGGATCGCAGACTTTCCCGGTCACTTTCACCTACGACTTGAGCCAGATTCTCCCCTCCAGCGTTCAAGTCGGGCTCGCCTCCTCCACCGGTGTTTACGTCGCAGTTCACGACGTCAACACCTGGGATTTCACTTCTACCATCCCGTGA